From the Acidobacteriota bacterium genome, one window contains:
- the icd gene encoding isocitrate dehydrogenase (NADP(+)), with protein sequence MTPPADGQEISWQNGTLTIPDRPIVPFIEGDGIGPDIWDATRRVLDAAVDKSYSGKSIAWFEIFAGEKAKEKTGEWLPGDTVEAIRHFRGAIKGPLTTPVGGGFRSLNVSLRQLLDLYACIRPVRHYPGVPSPVREPEKVDMVIFRENTEDVYSGIEFRSGTDEAEQVRRFLTDTMGKSVREESGIGIKPVSPYGSKRLVRKAVQYALDQGRSSVTLVHKGNIMKFTEGAFKDWGYELAKEEFPDTTISEAEVWDNHGGKAPEGKVMIKDRIADAMFQQVLLRPAEYEVIATTNLNGDYISDALAAQVGGLGMAPGSNEGDGLALFEATHGTAPKYAGMDKVNPGSLILSGVMLLRWLGWGEAADRVEQGLAETITQKRVTYDLERQMEGATLLKTSQFADAIIGNL encoded by the coding sequence ATGACCCCGCCCGCGGACGGCCAGGAGATCTCCTGGCAGAACGGAACCCTCACCATACCGGATCGCCCCATCGTGCCCTTCATCGAGGGCGACGGCATCGGTCCGGACATCTGGGACGCCACCCGCCGGGTCCTGGACGCCGCCGTCGACAAGTCCTACAGCGGCAAGTCCATCGCCTGGTTCGAGATCTTCGCCGGCGAGAAGGCGAAGGAGAAGACCGGTGAGTGGCTGCCCGGCGATACCGTGGAAGCGATCCGCCACTTCCGCGGGGCTATCAAAGGACCTCTTACGACTCCTGTCGGCGGTGGTTTCCGCAGCCTCAACGTTTCCCTGCGCCAGCTCCTCGATCTCTACGCCTGCATCCGTCCGGTGCGCCACTATCCCGGCGTGCCGTCGCCGGTGCGGGAGCCGGAGAAGGTCGACATGGTGATCTTCCGGGAGAACACGGAGGATGTGTACTCGGGCATCGAGTTCCGCTCTGGCACCGACGAGGCGGAGCAGGTGCGCCGCTTCCTCACCGACACCATGGGCAAGTCGGTGCGGGAGGAAAGCGGCATCGGCATCAAGCCCGTATCCCCCTACGGCAGCAAGCGCTTGGTGCGCAAGGCGGTGCAATACGCCCTCGATCAGGGGCGCAGCAGCGTCACCCTGGTGCACAAGGGCAACATCATGAAATTCACCGAGGGTGCCTTCAAGGATTGGGGCTACGAGCTGGCCAAGGAAGAGTTCCCGGACACCACCATCAGCGAAGCGGAGGTCTGGGACAACCACGGCGGCAAGGCGCCGGAGGGCAAGGTGATGATCAAGGATCGCATCGCCGACGCCATGTTCCAGCAGGTGCTGCTGCGGCCGGCGGAGTACGAGGTCATCGCCACCACCAACCTCAACGGCGATTACATCTCCGACGCCCTGGCGGCGCAGGTGGGCGGTCTGGGCATGGCCCCCGGCAGCAACGAGGGGGATGGCCTGGCGCTCTTCGAGGCGACCCACGGCACGGCGCCCAAATACGCCGGCATGGACAAGGTCAACCCCGGCTCGCTGATCCTTTCCGGCGTCATGTTGCTGCGCTGGCTGGGTTGGGGCGAAGCCGCTGATCGAGTGGAGCAGGGGCTCGCCGAAACCATCACCCAGAAGCGGGTGACCTACGACCTGGAGCGCCAGATGGAAGGCGCCACCCTGCTCAAGACCTCGCAGTTCGCCGACGCCATCATCGGCAACCTCTGA